The following proteins are encoded in a genomic region of Oceaniferula marina:
- the mrdA gene encoding penicillin-binding protein 2 has translation MEPRYRLRLYLLTALILIGFGTLVSRLYQYQITERDRFRKQVPSDYTVTIREPGIRGDITDRNGVTLAKNLRNYEVVFNLEDIRNDYKRYLIESKGEEAVKDFRKIKTHEIVNLWVRPRLALHGLDKPYRASALDTHYITHGGMVPFTFRDDLNYNHFAYFAEHNLELPGVEIRVRPRREYPLGSLASHVLGYVKQWEKGAITPEEKKKYKHYTGDSHGIAGVEATMNRYLTGSEGTLTLLKNEKGKVIREVDRIKPDVGAKVALTIDARIQCLVENSLRHVGRAAAVVMNPNTGEILAMASVPDFTPGNFVPSIDPKAWKNYNSNKAHPLVNKAINNFTPGSTFKLPTAINLCRHGHSHQSMFCPGYVQYGNIKIRCWKTYGHGTLALEESIQRSCNPFFMRMANEMGSQKMLEGYELLGLGHKTGVELPSEAPGIVPGNRYWRQVLRPGASVTPSITGMMAIGQSDCATTPLQMAALVSAIANGGKYYKPRIVKEVTHPHQGKLVRNTPKLKVDLLEKGLSAEDLERIRHGMWLAANKLGGTARRASVKDRDVCAKTGTAQTVDMGIKAHDAWTVAFAPKEQARYVVVVAVHRGEHGGTVAGPLVHLITRGLFAKEDGIKLPIVKMSESQGDFEVREAVELPEEDDYIDIAYEQLANAEDDTGETGNEISELPNTQPILVTPAPHIPKPTIRQQADAAGSRIPKAIIIEE, from the coding sequence ATGGAACCTCGCTACCGCCTCAGACTTTACCTGCTTACCGCCCTGATTTTAATCGGGTTCGGCACGCTGGTCTCGCGGCTGTACCAATACCAAATCACAGAAAGGGACCGCTTCCGCAAACAAGTCCCCTCCGACTACACCGTCACCATCCGCGAACCCGGAATCCGGGGCGACATCACCGACCGCAACGGCGTCACCCTCGCCAAAAACCTGCGCAACTACGAGGTCGTGTTCAACCTGGAGGACATCCGGAACGACTACAAACGCTACCTGATCGAATCGAAAGGCGAAGAAGCAGTAAAGGACTTTCGGAAAATCAAAACCCACGAAATCGTCAACCTCTGGGTGCGCCCACGCCTCGCCCTGCACGGACTGGATAAACCCTACCGGGCAAGCGCACTCGACACCCACTACATCACGCACGGCGGCATGGTGCCATTCACCTTCCGCGACGACCTGAACTACAACCACTTTGCCTACTTCGCCGAGCACAACCTGGAACTCCCCGGGGTTGAAATCCGGGTGCGCCCACGCCGCGAGTACCCGCTTGGATCGCTGGCATCCCACGTCCTCGGATACGTCAAGCAGTGGGAAAAAGGAGCCATCACACCGGAAGAAAAGAAAAAATACAAACACTACACCGGAGACAGCCATGGGATCGCCGGCGTCGAAGCCACGATGAACCGCTACCTCACCGGATCGGAAGGCACCCTGACGCTGCTGAAAAATGAAAAAGGCAAGGTCATCCGTGAAGTCGACCGGATCAAACCCGATGTCGGAGCCAAAGTGGCCCTGACGATTGATGCCCGCATCCAGTGCCTGGTCGAAAACTCATTGCGACACGTCGGCCGAGCCGCCGCTGTGGTTATGAACCCGAACACCGGTGAAATCCTCGCCATGGCCTCGGTTCCGGATTTCACCCCCGGAAACTTCGTCCCGAGCATCGACCCGAAAGCTTGGAAAAACTACAATTCCAATAAAGCCCACCCGCTGGTCAACAAAGCGATCAACAACTTCACCCCGGGGTCCACGTTCAAGCTGCCCACCGCAATCAACCTCTGCCGCCACGGCCATAGCCACCAGAGCATGTTCTGCCCAGGCTATGTCCAGTATGGAAACATCAAAATCCGCTGCTGGAAAACCTACGGTCACGGCACCCTCGCCCTGGAAGAATCCATCCAACGCTCATGCAATCCGTTTTTCATGAGAATGGCCAACGAAATGGGTAGCCAGAAAATGCTCGAAGGATACGAACTGCTCGGCCTTGGTCACAAGACAGGGGTTGAGCTACCATCCGAGGCCCCGGGAATTGTTCCGGGCAACCGCTACTGGCGTCAGGTCTTACGCCCCGGAGCCTCCGTCACCCCCTCAATCACCGGCATGATGGCGATTGGACAGAGCGACTGCGCCACCACCCCGCTGCAAATGGCCGCCCTTGTTTCCGCCATTGCCAACGGTGGCAAATACTATAAACCCAGAATCGTCAAAGAAGTCACCCACCCCCATCAAGGGAAATTGGTCCGAAACACCCCGAAACTCAAAGTCGATCTACTCGAAAAAGGACTCAGCGCCGAAGACCTCGAACGCATCCGTCACGGAATGTGGCTCGCAGCCAACAAACTCGGAGGAACCGCCCGCCGGGCATCCGTCAAAGACCGTGACGTCTGCGCCAAAACCGGAACCGCACAGACGGTGGACATGGGAATCAAAGCCCACGATGCCTGGACCGTCGCCTTCGCCCCCAAAGAACAAGCCCGCTACGTTGTAGTCGTCGCCGTTCACCGGGGAGAGCACGGCGGCACCGTTGCCGGCCCGCTGGTCCACCTGATCACGCGCGGACTCTTCGCGAAAGAAGATGGAATCAAACTCCCTATCGTCAAGATGTCCGAATCCCAGGGCGATTTTGAAGTCAGGGAAGCCGTCGAACTCCCCGAAGAAGACGACTACATCGATATCGCCTACGAACAACTCGCCAATGCCGAGGATGACACTGGAGAAACAGGAAACGAGATTTCTGAGCTTCCCAACACCCAACCAATTTTAGTAACACCTGCCCCACACATTCCCAAACCGACGATCCGTCAACAGGCAGATGCCGCCGGATCCCGAATCCCCAAAGCTATCATCATCGAAGAATAA
- a CDS encoding Rne/Rng family ribonuclease, whose translation MIKRIKRVLGLNAQSPLEGTSLIINSEKLERRVALVEDGSLEEYNIEREGDLNIVGGIFKGTVKNIEPGLKAMFVDIGLDKNAFLHFWDAIPAALDGGLEEIQREGRKKKKQKRITSKDIPSIYPQGAEIMIQVSKGPIGNKGPRVTTNISMAGRYLVLMPYSDQFGISRKVDDPKERQRLRRIMQKLQVPEGMGIIMRTVAQGQRARHFVRDLAMLLEQWYAVEDKRDNNPAPLCVFREPDLIERSVRSFLTDNLGQVLCDNEDTTEQMREIAGRISRRAKRRIQHYPARRSIFEKIGIQKQIDEAFQRQVWLKCGGYLVIDETEAMITVDVNTGRNKGSKNVEKMLLETNIEAAEEVARQLRLRNIGGLVVVDFIDMRHRRDQQAVYRAMRERLKRDKAKTQVLQISSIGLMEMTRQRLNESLRDSLLEPCPYCHGRGRVKTTMTMSVEIQRALNTVIQRGEGQIGDLVIVVNTEVLNRFKKEDSKLFAELERSHSGRLTFRTDPSLHREHFAIIDAQSEKTLHQV comes from the coding sequence ATGATTAAACGAATCAAACGCGTTCTCGGACTGAACGCCCAAAGCCCACTTGAAGGAACCTCTCTGATCATCAACTCCGAAAAGCTCGAACGCCGTGTCGCCCTCGTCGAAGACGGCTCACTCGAAGAATACAACATCGAACGCGAGGGTGACCTCAACATCGTCGGTGGCATTTTTAAAGGCACCGTCAAAAACATCGAACCCGGACTCAAGGCCATGTTTGTCGACATCGGCCTGGATAAAAATGCCTTTCTCCACTTCTGGGATGCCATCCCGGCCGCCCTCGACGGAGGATTGGAGGAAATCCAGCGCGAAGGACGCAAAAAGAAAAAGCAAAAACGCATCACCTCCAAAGACATCCCGAGCATCTACCCACAAGGGGCAGAAATCATGATCCAGGTGTCCAAAGGCCCGATTGGCAACAAAGGCCCCAGGGTCACCACCAACATCTCAATGGCCGGACGTTACCTCGTCCTGATGCCTTACTCCGACCAATTTGGTATCTCCCGCAAGGTCGATGACCCCAAAGAGCGCCAGAGACTGCGCCGTATCATGCAAAAGCTCCAGGTCCCCGAAGGCATGGGTATCATCATGCGCACCGTGGCCCAAGGACAACGCGCCCGCCATTTCGTCCGCGACCTCGCCATGCTCCTCGAGCAATGGTACGCCGTGGAAGACAAACGCGACAACAACCCGGCGCCTCTCTGCGTGTTCCGTGAACCCGACCTCATCGAGCGCAGCGTGCGTAGTTTCCTGACCGATAACCTTGGCCAGGTGCTCTGCGACAACGAGGACACCACCGAACAAATGCGCGAAATCGCCGGCCGCATCTCACGCCGCGCAAAGCGACGGATCCAACACTACCCGGCACGACGGTCGATTTTCGAAAAAATCGGCATCCAAAAACAAATCGACGAAGCATTCCAACGTCAGGTCTGGCTGAAATGTGGAGGCTACCTCGTGATCGATGAAACCGAGGCCATGATCACCGTGGACGTCAATACCGGACGTAACAAAGGCTCAAAAAATGTCGAAAAAATGCTGCTCGAAACCAACATCGAAGCCGCAGAGGAAGTCGCCCGCCAGCTCCGACTGCGCAACATCGGTGGATTGGTCGTCGTCGACTTCATCGATATGCGCCACCGCCGCGACCAACAAGCGGTTTACCGCGCCATGCGCGAACGCCTGAAGCGCGACAAGGCCAAAACCCAAGTGCTCCAGATTTCATCGATCGGACTGATGGAAATGACCCGCCAGCGGCTCAACGAGTCCCTTCGCGACAGCTTGCTCGAGCCCTGTCCTTATTGCCACGGCCGAGGCCGCGTAAAAACCACCATGACCATGAGTGTGGAAATTCAGCGGGCACTCAACACCGTGATCCAGCGAGGAGAAGGGCAAATCGGCGACCTTGTTATCGTGGTCAACACCGAGGTGCTGAACCGCTTCAAAAAAGAAGATTCCAAGCTCTTCGCCGAGCTTGAACGTAGCCACAGCGGCCGCCTGACCTTCCGCACCGACCCCTCACTGCACCGCGAACACTTCGCCATCATCGACGCCCAGTCGGAGAAAACCCTCCATCAGGTATAA
- a CDS encoding PEP-CTERM sorting domain-containing protein — protein sequence MKNQIFTLLLCSCSYSHAATTTIDNLDALTATHTITSKGTIANSVFTDTSVNDGDANVDDNADITLAWEMTLLKTTPSPTGTRRSIVDLGGGTNGLSVTWYNGTIFAQVQQSPSQVGGSGLGDTGALSYAVTSGDLNIERSWVISLDVDGASSTMNMFVDGTLIGSVSGVPVTDWAGGDSGGFFARSGSVLVEDFNSGSGAIGPIDAEASANLTSGFRLYEDTFVTIPEPTSVSLLTLGVFALIARRKK from the coding sequence ATGAAAAATCAAATTTTTACTCTGCTTCTCTGTAGTTGCAGCTATTCACATGCCGCAACAACGACCATTGACAACCTTGATGCTCTGACTGCCACCCACACCATCACATCAAAAGGAACCATAGCCAACAGTGTATTCACCGATACAAGCGTCAACGATGGAGATGCGAATGTGGATGACAATGCTGACATCACGCTTGCCTGGGAGATGACCCTCTTGAAAACAACCCCGTCACCTACAGGCACCCGTCGCAGCATCGTCGACCTGGGAGGAGGAACCAATGGGCTGTCAGTAACGTGGTATAATGGAACCATCTTCGCCCAAGTCCAACAAAGCCCGTCACAAGTAGGAGGATCAGGATTGGGCGACACGGGAGCTCTTTCCTATGCGGTCACCTCTGGAGATCTAAATATAGAACGCTCTTGGGTTATCTCGCTTGATGTCGATGGCGCCTCCTCAACCATGAACATGTTCGTTGATGGAACCTTGATTGGTAGCGTATCCGGGGTCCCTGTCACAGACTGGGCCGGTGGTGACAGTGGCGGTTTTTTTGCCCGGTCAGGCTCCGTTTTGGTTGAGGATTTTAACAGTGGCTCTGGAGCGATCGGCCCTATCGACGCCGAAGCCTCGGCAAACCTAACATCAGGGTTCCGCCTTTATGAAGACACCTTCGTCACCATACCTGAACCCACTTCAGTGAGCTTACTTACTCTCGGAGTCTTCGCTCTCATCGCCCGTCGCAAAAAATAA
- the hypD gene encoding trans-4-hydroxy-L-proline dehydratase, with the protein MNSRIQQLREETLAAVPSIDMERARIVTEVAQAPEYRRASVPMQRAMVFKGLFEEKALYVGDGELIVGERGPKPAAVPTYPEICVHTEEDLSVLDSREKIPYRVSEDAKEEHLQKIEPFWHGQSQRERMMRELPDEWHACYAAGVFTEFQEQRTPGHTVLGEVIYEKGFLDLKLEIRASIGALDFATDPMAYDKREELRAMDMCADALISYAQRYAEMLDRMAAEAGDPQRSEELAAMAAVCRKVPASAPETFREALQYYWFVHIGVITELNPWDAFNPGRLDQHLWPFYHEEIEKGSLDEEQARELLQAFWVKFHNHPAPPKVGVTAQESGTYTDFALINLGGVKPDGTDATNELTYLILDVIEEMRLLQPSSMVQVSKKNPDRLLKRTGRIVKTGFGQPSIFNTDAVVQELLRQGKSLEDARRGGCSGCVEAGAFGREAYFLSGYFNLPKVLEITLNNGVDPRTGQQLGPQTGEVQAFGSFEDFYAAFEQQVRHFVDIKIRGNNLIESIISRYMPVPFLSLLIDDCIETGRDYHHGGARYNSTYIQGVGLGTVTDGLSSIWHNIYQSQHCSWEEMLEALRDDFSGHEALYEQVMEKTPKYGNDDDRADALTSRIFESFWSAVDGRPNARGGEHRVDMLPTTCHVYFGKVTGALPDGKKNGETVSEGISPVQGADRKGPTAALNSAAKFDHIKTGGTLLNQKLSPQLLASDAGLNHFVDLVRGYFSKDAHHIQFNVVTRKTLLDALENPEKHRDLIVRVAGYSDYFLNLTPELQDEIIRRTEQEGF; encoded by the coding sequence ATGAACTCACGCATTCAACAATTACGGGAGGAGACCTTAGCTGCGGTGCCGAGCATCGACATGGAACGAGCAAGGATTGTCACCGAAGTGGCTCAGGCTCCGGAATACCGCAGGGCCTCGGTGCCGATGCAGCGGGCGATGGTGTTTAAGGGGCTATTTGAGGAAAAGGCACTGTATGTCGGTGACGGAGAGTTGATTGTCGGGGAACGTGGGCCGAAACCGGCTGCGGTGCCTACCTATCCAGAGATTTGCGTGCATACCGAAGAGGATCTGTCGGTCTTGGATAGTCGGGAAAAGATTCCCTACCGGGTCAGTGAGGATGCGAAAGAAGAGCATCTTCAGAAGATTGAACCTTTTTGGCATGGCCAGTCCCAGCGCGAACGCATGATGCGTGAGTTGCCTGACGAGTGGCATGCTTGTTACGCTGCTGGAGTCTTCACCGAGTTCCAAGAGCAACGGACTCCGGGGCACACGGTGCTGGGCGAAGTGATTTATGAGAAAGGATTCCTGGATCTGAAGCTCGAGATCAGAGCGTCGATCGGAGCTCTTGATTTTGCCACGGACCCGATGGCTTATGACAAGCGGGAGGAGCTACGGGCCATGGACATGTGTGCGGATGCTCTGATTTCTTACGCCCAGCGGTATGCTGAAATGTTGGACCGCATGGCGGCTGAGGCCGGGGACCCCCAACGCTCGGAGGAGCTCGCCGCGATGGCTGCGGTTTGCCGCAAGGTTCCCGCCAGTGCTCCGGAGACGTTCCGCGAGGCCCTTCAGTACTACTGGTTTGTGCATATTGGGGTTATCACCGAGCTCAATCCTTGGGATGCCTTTAACCCCGGACGGCTCGACCAGCACCTTTGGCCGTTTTACCATGAGGAAATAGAAAAGGGATCCTTGGATGAAGAGCAGGCACGTGAGTTGCTGCAGGCATTCTGGGTGAAGTTTCACAATCATCCGGCACCTCCGAAAGTGGGGGTGACCGCTCAGGAGAGTGGAACCTACACGGATTTTGCGTTAATCAATTTGGGTGGGGTCAAGCCAGACGGCACGGATGCGACCAATGAATTGACCTACCTCATTTTGGATGTGATTGAGGAAATGCGATTGCTACAACCGAGTTCGATGGTGCAGGTCTCGAAAAAGAACCCTGACCGATTGCTGAAACGCACCGGGCGCATCGTTAAAACCGGATTTGGCCAACCATCGATCTTCAACACGGATGCCGTGGTGCAAGAGTTGTTACGCCAGGGGAAATCGCTTGAGGATGCCCGACGAGGCGGATGCTCTGGGTGTGTCGAGGCCGGAGCCTTTGGCCGTGAGGCCTATTTTTTGAGTGGTTATTTTAATTTGCCCAAAGTTCTGGAGATTACCTTAAACAACGGTGTCGACCCAAGGACCGGGCAACAACTGGGACCTCAAACGGGTGAGGTTCAGGCATTCGGATCCTTTGAGGATTTTTATGCCGCCTTCGAGCAGCAGGTCCGTCATTTTGTCGATATCAAAATCCGGGGCAATAACCTGATTGAGTCGATTATCTCACGCTACATGCCGGTGCCATTCCTGTCATTGTTGATAGACGACTGTATTGAGACCGGGCGGGATTACCATCATGGTGGGGCTCGATACAATTCAACCTATATCCAGGGAGTTGGGTTGGGAACGGTAACGGATGGATTGAGCTCGATCTGGCATAACATCTATCAAAGCCAGCATTGTTCCTGGGAAGAGATGTTGGAAGCCCTGCGGGATGATTTTTCGGGACACGAGGCTCTGTATGAGCAAGTCATGGAGAAGACCCCGAAATACGGCAATGACGACGACCGTGCGGATGCACTGACATCGCGGATCTTTGAGTCGTTTTGGTCAGCTGTGGACGGGCGCCCGAACGCTCGGGGGGGAGAGCACCGTGTTGATATGTTGCCAACGACCTGCCACGTTTATTTTGGCAAGGTGACCGGAGCATTGCCTGACGGCAAAAAGAACGGTGAAACGGTGAGCGAGGGGATCTCCCCGGTGCAGGGAGCGGACCGCAAGGGGCCAACGGCTGCACTGAACTCAGCAGCGAAATTCGACCATATCAAAACCGGAGGCACGCTGCTCAATCAGAAGTTGTCACCTCAACTGTTGGCATCGGATGCCGGCTTAAACCACTTTGTCGATCTTGTTCGGGGGTATTTCTCCAAGGATGCCCACCATATCCAATTCAATGTGGTGACGCGTAAGACCTTGCTGGATGCACTTGAAAACCCGGAAAAGCATCGCGATCTGATTGTTCGTGTCGCCGGCTATTCCGATTATTTTCTCAACCTCACTCCAGAGTTGCAGGATGAAATCATCCGCCGGACCGAGCAGGAGGGGTTTTGA
- a CDS encoding glycyl-radical enzyme activating protein — protein MPIAALPSEVGASSDDAPGQIFDIKRFSTHDGPGIRTTVFFTHCPLRCAWCHNPEAFALCGANEEEDACASDEDEDVLQQMTVAEMVKEVEKDVAYYDRSGGGVTVSGGEPLMQAGFVEAFLRECRRRELHTAVDTSGHASQTAVEMVAQWADLILYDIKSIDDESHALWTGVGNKRILENLKRLNDLEVEVWIRLPLIPGVNDDPVTLETTLTFLQSTRFRRISLLPYHRIGEGKYRNLGLDYRMGGVEPHSPEQLERIRRQIAEAGFEPHIGH, from the coding sequence ATGCCGATTGCAGCTTTGCCAAGCGAAGTAGGCGCATCATCTGATGACGCCCCGGGGCAGATATTTGATATCAAGCGCTTTTCGACGCATGATGGGCCCGGGATTCGGACGACGGTCTTTTTTACCCATTGCCCTTTGCGTTGTGCCTGGTGCCACAACCCGGAAGCCTTTGCCCTCTGTGGGGCGAACGAGGAGGAGGATGCGTGCGCATCGGATGAGGATGAGGATGTCTTGCAGCAGATGACGGTTGCCGAGATGGTCAAAGAAGTGGAAAAGGACGTGGCCTACTATGATCGTTCCGGCGGTGGGGTCACCGTCTCCGGAGGGGAGCCTTTGATGCAGGCAGGATTTGTTGAGGCTTTTTTACGTGAGTGCCGTCGCCGGGAATTACATACGGCGGTGGACACCAGTGGCCATGCCAGCCAGACGGCAGTGGAAATGGTAGCTCAGTGGGCGGATTTGATTCTTTACGACATTAAGTCGATTGATGATGAGTCCCACGCGCTTTGGACCGGGGTGGGGAACAAGCGGATCTTGGAAAACTTGAAACGGTTGAATGACCTCGAAGTCGAGGTTTGGATTCGGCTTCCCTTGATCCCGGGGGTCAATGATGACCCAGTGACCCTCGAGACGACTCTGACATTTTTGCAGAGTACGCGATTTCGTAGAATCTCACTTTTGCCTTATCACCGGATAGGTGAGGGCAAGTATCGTAATCTGGGATTGGATTACCGGATGGGAGGTGTGGAGCCTCACTCGCCGGAACAACTTGAACGTATTCGCCGGCAGATTGCCGAAGCGGGATTTGAACCGCATATCGGGCATTGA
- a CDS encoding DHH family phosphoesterase, with translation MNNSFSEIAEALHANDSFILLSHVRPDGDAIGSQLALGYCLEALGKTVHYINEDGLPDSLSFLPGSEKLLTPPDEALDVQVCIALDCANRPRLGDKALHAASKASLWINIDHHISNPKYGDLNHIDDSSPATGQILYNLITSQDLPLPDETRDAIYVAVSTDTGSFQYSNTTAATYEMAADLVRRGVDVGKINALTYDNHPYRRIELLRSLLNTLERSPDGQVADWQLPTSVKRELGLKPEDSEDLIDHIRGIQGVIVAAFFEELYDGTIRVSLRCKDDSVNCCEVAQQFGGGGHARAAGIRIADTTMANARTDVLEAVHQALEC, from the coding sequence ATGAATAACTCCTTTTCCGAAATCGCCGAGGCCCTGCACGCCAACGACTCATTCATCCTACTCAGCCACGTCCGCCCGGACGGGGACGCCATCGGCTCGCAACTGGCTCTGGGCTACTGCCTCGAAGCTCTGGGGAAAACCGTCCACTACATCAACGAAGACGGACTTCCCGACAGCCTCTCCTTTTTACCCGGTAGTGAGAAACTGCTCACCCCTCCCGATGAAGCCCTTGACGTCCAGGTCTGCATCGCTCTCGATTGCGCCAACCGCCCTCGACTCGGAGACAAAGCCCTGCACGCGGCATCCAAAGCCTCCCTCTGGATCAACATCGACCACCACATCTCCAATCCGAAATATGGTGATCTGAATCACATCGACGACAGCTCACCCGCAACCGGCCAGATCCTCTACAACCTGATCACTTCACAAGATCTCCCCCTCCCGGATGAAACCCGCGACGCCATCTACGTCGCCGTTTCCACCGATACCGGATCGTTCCAGTATTCCAACACCACCGCAGCAACCTACGAAATGGCTGCCGACCTGGTTCGCCGGGGAGTCGACGTTGGAAAAATCAATGCCCTAACCTACGACAACCACCCGTATCGCCGCATTGAGCTATTGCGCTCGCTCCTCAACACTCTGGAGCGCAGCCCCGATGGTCAAGTCGCCGACTGGCAACTGCCAACCAGCGTCAAACGGGAACTGGGACTCAAACCCGAAGACAGTGAAGACCTCATCGACCATATCCGCGGCATTCAAGGCGTCATCGTCGCTGCCTTTTTCGAAGAGCTCTACGATGGAACCATCCGCGTCTCCCTGCGCTGCAAAGATGACAGCGTAAACTGCTGTGAAGTGGCCCAACAGTTCGGAGGTGGCGGACACGCTCGAGCAGCCGGCATCCGGATCGCAGATACCACCATGGCGAACGCCCGCACTGACGTGCTTGAAGCTGTGCATCAAGCACTTGAGTGTTGA
- a CDS encoding four helix bundle protein, producing MHIADRSFNFAARIIKLCKTLDQSPGINRTLANQLLRAGTSIGANIAEAQAAQSKRDFIAKMSIASKEARETHYWLRLLAVTQIIPETKLTAIQQESNELVSIITAIVKTSSSKEA from the coding sequence ATGCATATCGCGGATAGATCCTTCAATTTTGCAGCACGTATCATCAAACTCTGCAAAACCCTCGATCAATCTCCAGGAATAAACAGAACACTTGCCAACCAGCTCTTACGGGCAGGAACATCCATTGGAGCCAATATCGCTGAAGCCCAAGCAGCGCAAAGCAAACGCGATTTCATAGCCAAGATGTCCATAGCCAGCAAGGAAGCACGTGAAACACATTACTGGCTCAGACTCCTCGCAGTAACTCAGATCATTCCAGAAACAAAACTCACGGCCATTCAACAGGAATCCAACGAATTAGTCTCCATCATTACCGCCATCGTCAAAACATCCAGCAGCAAGGAGGCGTAA
- the truB gene encoding tRNA pseudouridine(55) synthase TruB, translating into MHSTLNTQHSTLNAPCGVLLIDKEPDMTSHDAVAICRRQLKFKKIGHCGTLDPMATGLLMLVIGKATKIQDLLMAEDKEYIGTLKLGATTNSQDKDGEIEEEKEVPAFTDEQIDLAFNEYVGKFEQIPPMVSAIKKDGVPLYKLARKGKVVKRDPRPVYVTDYSIDRIALPEVDFTVQCSKGFYVRTYAHDIGQDLNCGAHLTALRRTRSGKFTLDRAMTAAELKTASAEEIQKAMISLAEISLMRGA; encoded by the coding sequence ATGCACTCAACACTCAATACTCAACACTCAACACTCAATGCTCCTTGCGGCGTTCTTTTGATCGATAAAGAACCGGATATGACCTCGCACGATGCCGTGGCCATCTGCCGGCGCCAGCTGAAGTTTAAAAAAATCGGCCACTGTGGCACCCTCGACCCCATGGCCACCGGACTCCTGATGCTCGTGATTGGCAAAGCTACCAAAATCCAAGACCTGCTGATGGCTGAAGACAAGGAATACATCGGAACCCTCAAACTCGGAGCCACCACCAACTCCCAGGACAAGGACGGTGAAATCGAGGAAGAAAAAGAAGTCCCCGCATTCACAGACGAGCAAATTGACCTCGCATTCAACGAATACGTCGGTAAGTTTGAGCAAATCCCCCCGATGGTATCCGCCATCAAAAAAGACGGCGTGCCACTCTACAAACTGGCACGCAAAGGCAAGGTCGTGAAACGAGACCCCCGCCCCGTCTATGTCACCGACTACTCAATCGATCGGATCGCCCTCCCCGAAGTCGACTTTACAGTCCAATGTTCCAAAGGGTTTTACGTCCGCACCTACGCCCACGACATCGGCCAGGATCTCAACTGCGGCGCCCACCTGACAGCGCTACGCCGCACCCGCTCGGGAAAATTCACCCTCGACCGAGCCATGACTGCAGCCGAACTCAAAACGGCCAGTGCCGAAGAAATCCAGAAAGCCATGATCTCTCTCGCCGAAATCTCCCTCATGCGAGGAGCCTGA
- a CDS encoding four helix bundle protein produces MTKVDITNRTFEFSLRIVKLCQILVASVGTNRAIAHQILRSGTSIGTNVEEAQAAQSKADFSSKMFIACKEARESLYWLRILIASERIPASQLKPLKSEANELLSILTTITKNSRA; encoded by the coding sequence ATGACCAAGGTTGATATCACCAACAGGACTTTTGAGTTTTCATTACGTATCGTGAAACTCTGTCAGATTTTGGTCGCATCCGTTGGCACGAACAGAGCCATTGCACATCAAATCCTACGCTCAGGAACATCCATTGGAACCAACGTTGAAGAAGCCCAGGCAGCACAGAGCAAAGCTGATTTCAGCTCAAAAATGTTCATCGCTTGCAAGGAAGCCCGCGAAAGCCTTTATTGGCTTCGCATTCTCATAGCATCTGAAAGGATACCCGCATCTCAGCTTAAGCCGCTTAAATCAGAAGCGAACGAACTCCTCTCCATCCTCACAACCATTACCAAGAATTCACGTGCATAG